The Candidatus Binatus sp. genome segment CAAGCCGGTGTTTACGCGACTCTTCAAGGAGTATGGACTGCCGACGCGCATTCGTACCGATAACGGCGTGCCGTTTGCCACCACCACGCTGGCAAGGCTCTCGGCGCTGTCGGCATGGTGGGTTCGGCTTGGCGTGATGCCCGAACTCATTGAGCCCGGCAAGCCGCAGCAAAACGGACGTCATGAACGCATGCACCGTACGCTCAAAGACGAAACCACACGCCCCGCCGCCGGAAGCCTGTCCGCCCAGCAGCGCAAGTTCAACCACTTTCGCGATGAGTTCAACAACGAACGACCCCATGAAGCGCTTGACCAGCAAACGCCAGCATCACAATACCAACCATCGTTGCGGGAGATGCCGAATAAGATTCCACCACTGGAATACCCAGATCGCTTCGAAGTGCGTTATGTGAGCGCCAACGGCGGCATTCGCTGGAACAGGGACTGGGTCAATGTGTCTAGTGTTTGTATTGGTGAGTACGTCGGCTTTGAAGAAATCGACGATGGAATATGGAACGTCTATTTCGGACCGCTCAAGCTCGGCCGTTTCGACGAGCGGCACATGCGCATTGAAGATCAATATGGCAAACTGAAACGACGGAATCTGTAACCCAGGTCCCCAGACTCTTTTGTTACCTATCTCCCCGACCGCTCAGATTAGTCATTTGGCCGCGCCTGTACTTCGTTTGAGAATATCCCTATCGTCACTTGAGATAAGCGCATACAGCTCATCACGGATCGGCGCGAGCGTTTGGCTGGATGACTGCATCAGCTTCTGCTCGATCGGAAAAGCAGCTTCGCGGAGAGCATTTCCGAGCATTGCGGTGGTGTAACCAGCCCGCTTACCTTCGAACGACATAACTGCGGCCTGCGTGTCCCGTAGGAGCAGCGACGCCGCAACTTCCTCGTTTTCCTTCAGCTTCGCAACCGCCTCGAGAAATGTTGAGCGCACAGAGGGATGGTAAGCAAAGAGGTCGACGTATGCCGTTTCGATCCCCTCGTCGAGGACGCGGGATGCAATATGAACACGTTGAGCGCTAATCCGTTTCCATAGGTAGTCGCGGGCCG includes the following:
- a CDS encoding IS481 family transposase, with translation MDQRTQFIADYLRESLSTTDLCALYGVSRKTGYKWIDRYLRHGPTGLDERSCKPRASPNQTDQEIVTAILEIRRRHPSWGAKKLLVLLHKGHPRWDLPGRSTVCDILSRHGLVPKQRQRRRIGHPGKPTSTILAPNDLWCADYKGQFKTGNGLYCYPLTVTDGYSRYLLSCQALDSTAVAGAKPVFTRLFKEYGLPTRIRTDNGVPFATTTLARLSALSAWWVRLGVMPELIEPGKPQQNGRHERMHRTLKDETTRPAAGSLSAQQRKFNHFRDEFNNERPHEALDQQTPASQYQPSLREMPNKIPPLEYPDRFEVRYVSANGGIRWNRDWVNVSSVCIGEYVGFEEIDDGIWNVYFGPLKLGRFDERHMRIEDQYGKLKRRNL